GGCAATAATAATATGTTTGTTGGTGCTGGTGCAAGCATTGGTTATAATTTTAATATACTTTCAAGATATTCTCCTATAAGGGCTGAGTTTGAATATTTATATAAAAATGGTTTAGAAGTTAATAATTATCCAAACAATATAGATAATATTAATATACATAGCATGCTTTTTAATATTTATTATGATATTAATTTAATTTATATTAATTATGACGGAGCAGAAAATAATATATATAGAAACGGCAAAAGGCATATAATGACTATATCTTTAGGTTTTTCTTTAGGAGGAAATATTGATTATAGTTTATCATCTTCTTTCAATGAAAAGTTTGGGCTTGTAAAGAATTATTCTTATAATGATAATTTTGCTTTTATGTATGGACCTAATATTAATTTGGGTTTTCATTTAAATCCAACAATTACTTTAGATATTGGATATAGATTATTATTAGATACGGCTATTAATCTCAATCATGATATGTTACTTTCTATGAGATTAAATTTTTAGGGGATTATGATGAAGAAATATATTGTTATTTTATTTTTAATATTGCCTCAAATAATATTTGCAGAGCTATATATCACTCCTAAATTTAATTATGCATTTGATATTAATAGGTCATATAATGTTGGAGGCGGAGCTATTAATTTTGCCAACTTTATTGGAGGAGGTTTTTCTTTAGGTTATAGACTATCATCTACAAATAGAGTATCTCCTATTAGATTTGAGTTTGAATATTCTTTTCTTCAGAGTGTTTTAGTTGATAACACATATAGGCAGCATTATATACTTGGAAGTTTTTATTATGACCTTAACTTTTATTTTACAGATAGAAAATTAGATTTCGATACAAGGGCTGATATTTTATTTAGAGATTA
The genomic region above belongs to Brachyspira sp. SAP_772 and contains:
- a CDS encoding tia invasion determinant, whose translation is MIKKILIITIICLSFANISYSFQNGVYVSPKFVYSIKGNNNMFVGAGASIGYNFNILSRYSPIRAEFEYLYKNGLEVNNYPNNIDNINIHSMLFNIYYDINLIYINYDGAENNIYRNGKRHIMTISLGFSLGGNIDYSLSSSFNEKFGLVKNYSYNDNFAFMYGPNINLGFHLNPTITLDIGYRLLLDTAINLNHDMLLSMRLNF
- a CDS encoding tia invasion determinant — encoded protein: MMKKYIVILFLILPQIIFAELYITPKFNYAFDINRSYNVGGGAINFANFIGGGFSLGYRLSSTNRVSPIRFEFEYSFLQSVLVDNTYRQHYILGSFYYDLNFYFTDRKLDFDTRADILFRDYPVLSIYFGLSVGSIINQIITTEQLKTGQDALAFGASIGFVYHITSWVAFEVGYKLLIDINPKIYNEVLLGFRFTIPKV